The proteins below come from a single Hyphomicrobium denitrificans ATCC 51888 genomic window:
- a CDS encoding flavin-containing monooxygenase: protein MSDRSSTSERHLVIGAGPVGLAMGAALKHRGIPFDIVDAGTGVGGNWLHGVYRSAHIVSSKKATEYADYPMPDEFPDFPSADQMLSYLNAFARDRGLLPQCEFNKSVVSVVPEDASRWTVTFADGETRTYKGVVVCNGHHWDKRYPEFRGTFAGEILHSKDYRDVSQVQGKRVLVIGGGNSGVDMACDAGRFGESCDISLRSGYWYLPKTFLGRPLTDVPIWGLPIFVQRALLKTMVKLTIGDYRRYGLQHPNHKLFDRHPAFGTDLLSAIRLGRVKPRPAIDHVDGNIVTFTDGSSGAYDLIIAATGFHASYPFLPDGLIEVKDNVVQVYGGAFPAGLRGLYIVGWAQARNGFGRLITPLSDLYARMIAMQDELEFPIGTLMEHSFTQRLPTTHLVDPEKSRREIRLAHLVLPLLKIRDRRMARKEAFAAEKGRVPIRA from the coding sequence ATGAGCGACAGAAGCAGCACCTCCGAACGCCACCTCGTCATCGGCGCCGGTCCGGTCGGGCTCGCGATGGGCGCCGCGCTGAAGCACCGGGGAATTCCTTTCGACATCGTCGATGCCGGCACGGGCGTCGGAGGCAACTGGCTGCACGGTGTCTATCGCTCCGCACACATCGTATCGTCGAAGAAGGCGACCGAGTACGCCGACTATCCGATGCCGGACGAGTTCCCGGATTTTCCTTCCGCCGACCAGATGCTGTCGTATCTCAACGCGTTCGCCCGGGATCGCGGACTGCTCCCGCAATGCGAGTTCAACAAGAGCGTTGTGTCCGTCGTGCCGGAAGACGCGAGCCGCTGGACCGTGACATTCGCCGACGGCGAAACGCGAACGTACAAAGGCGTCGTCGTCTGCAACGGCCATCATTGGGATAAGCGATATCCGGAATTTCGCGGCACGTTTGCCGGTGAAATTCTTCATTCGAAAGATTACCGCGACGTTTCCCAGGTTCAGGGCAAGCGCGTGCTCGTCATCGGCGGCGGCAATTCGGGCGTCGACATGGCGTGCGATGCCGGCCGCTTCGGCGAGAGCTGCGATATCAGTCTGAGATCCGGCTACTGGTATCTGCCGAAAACATTTCTCGGACGTCCGCTGACCGACGTTCCGATCTGGGGCTTGCCGATCTTCGTGCAGCGCGCGCTCTTGAAGACGATGGTCAAGCTCACGATCGGCGACTATCGCCGCTACGGATTACAACACCCCAATCACAAACTGTTCGACCGCCACCCGGCATTCGGAACCGATCTCTTGAGCGCCATTCGCTTGGGACGCGTGAAGCCGCGCCCCGCGATCGATCACGTCGACGGCAACATCGTGACGTTCACTGACGGTTCGAGCGGCGCCTACGATCTGATTATCGCCGCAACCGGATTTCACGCATCGTATCCGTTCTTGCCCGACGGCTTGATCGAGGTGAAAGACAATGTCGTGCAGGTCTACGGCGGCGCATTTCCGGCAGGACTTCGCGGGCTTTATATTGTCGGATGGGCGCAGGCGCGAAACGGCTTCGGCCGCCTCATCACGCCGCTCTCGGATTTATATGCGCGCATGATCGCGATGCAGGACGAGTTGGAGTTCCCGATTGGCACACTGATGGAGCATTCGTTTACACAACGTCTGCCCACCACCCATCTTGTAGATCCTGAAAAATCGCGGCGCGAAATTCGTCTCGCGCATTTGGTTCTGCCGCTGCTCAAAATTCGCGACAGAAGAATGGCTCGCAAAGAGGCGTTCGCCGCGGAAAAAGGACGCGTACCGATTAGGGCTTAG
- the ispG gene encoding flavodoxin-dependent (E)-4-hydroxy-3-methylbut-2-enyl-diphosphate synthase gives MSLSDSITMKPRHQTIAVNVGGVIVGGGAPVVVQSMTNTDTADIASTVKQVADLARAGSELVRITVDRDEAAKAVPHIRDQLRKRGVTVPLIGDFHYIGHKLLGENPDCAEALDKYRINPGNVGFKDKKDKQFGAIIDMAMKHGKPVRIGVNWGSLDAELLTHLMDENAKAAEPLPARAVMHEAMVQSALLSAERAEEMGLGADRIVVSGKVSSVQDLIAVYHMLAQRGRYALHLGLTEAGMGSKGIVASSAAIGILLQNGIGDTIRFSLTPEPGGDRSQEVRTAQELLQTMGLRSFVPVVAACPGCGRTTSTVFQELARDIQDMIRDRMPDWKTQYPGVETLNFAVMGCIVNGPGESKHADVGISLPGTGESPAAPVFIDGKKAMTLRGPNIATEFKAIVEDYIARRFAAPGIAKSDAAE, from the coding sequence ATGTCGCTCAGCGACAGCATCACGATGAAGCCGCGTCATCAAACTATCGCGGTCAACGTTGGCGGCGTGATCGTCGGCGGCGGCGCGCCGGTCGTCGTCCAATCGATGACGAACACCGATACCGCCGACATCGCGTCGACGGTGAAGCAGGTGGCCGATCTGGCCCGCGCCGGCTCCGAGCTCGTGCGCATCACGGTCGATCGCGACGAGGCCGCCAAGGCCGTGCCGCATATTCGCGATCAGCTGCGCAAGCGCGGCGTGACCGTGCCGCTGATCGGCGATTTCCACTATATCGGCCACAAGCTGCTCGGCGAAAATCCCGACTGCGCCGAAGCGCTCGACAAATATCGCATCAACCCCGGCAACGTCGGTTTCAAGGACAAGAAAGACAAGCAGTTCGGCGCCATCATCGATATGGCGATGAAGCACGGCAAGCCGGTGCGCATCGGCGTCAACTGGGGTTCGCTCGATGCTGAACTCCTCACGCATTTGATGGACGAGAACGCAAAGGCCGCGGAACCGCTGCCTGCGCGCGCCGTCATGCACGAAGCGATGGTGCAGTCGGCGCTGCTGTCAGCCGAACGCGCCGAGGAAATGGGTCTCGGTGCCGACCGCATTGTCGTCTCCGGCAAGGTCTCGTCGGTCCAGGATTTGATCGCCGTCTATCACATGCTCGCGCAACGCGGCCGTTACGCGCTGCACCTCGGTTTGACCGAAGCGGGCATGGGTTCGAAGGGCATCGTCGCCTCGTCGGCCGCAATCGGCATTCTGCTGCAGAACGGCATCGGCGATACGATCCGCTTTTCGCTGACGCCCGAGCCCGGCGGCGACCGATCTCAGGAAGTCCGCACCGCGCAGGAATTGTTGCAGACGATGGGCCTCCGCTCGTTCGTCCCGGTCGTTGCGGCGTGCCCCGGTTGCGGACGCACGACGTCGACCGTGTTCCAGGAACTCGCGCGCGACATACAAGACATGATCCGCGATCGCATGCCGGACTGGAAGACACAGTATCCGGGCGTCGAAACGCTGAACTTCGCCGTCATGGGCTGCATCGTGAACGGCCCGGGCGAGAGCAAGCACGCCGACGTCGGCATTTCGCTTCCGGGCACCGGAGAGTCGCCCGCGGCCCCCGTCTTCATCGACGGCAAGAAGGCGATGACGCTGCGCGGCCCGAATATCGCGACCGAGTTCAAGGCGATCGTCGAGGATTACATTGCCCGCCGCTTCGCAGCGCCCGGCATCGCGAAAAGCGACGCTGCCGAATAG
- a CDS encoding metal ABC transporter permease has protein sequence MLSWPEPFVLRAFLAAVGLALIAAPLGCIVVWRRMSYVGETLAQAGLLGVALGLALHIDLTLAVVIAAVAAVGVLTMLGRQRVVPLDSALGLTHHATLALGIVAIALAKGPGIDLMSYLFGDVFAVTSTDLIWVYAGGAVVLAAIFYLWEPLVRLSLHEDLATAEGLNPRLTRAAFDLLLAVVIAVAMKIVGILLVMAFLVVPAVAARPLSGTPARMVLLAAAIAVASTIFGLWLSLSSDLPGGPSIVIAMCTVAAISLLAGSLRQG, from the coding sequence GTGCTGTCCTGGCCTGAGCCGTTCGTCCTGCGCGCATTCTTAGCCGCCGTCGGCCTCGCGCTGATTGCGGCGCCGCTCGGCTGCATCGTGGTCTGGCGCCGAATGTCCTACGTCGGCGAAACGCTGGCGCAGGCCGGGCTTCTCGGCGTGGCGCTGGGACTTGCGCTCCACATCGATCTGACGCTGGCCGTCGTCATCGCGGCGGTCGCGGCCGTCGGAGTGCTGACGATGCTCGGCCGCCAGCGCGTCGTGCCGCTCGACTCAGCCCTGGGGCTCACACACCATGCGACGCTGGCCCTCGGTATCGTCGCCATCGCGCTCGCCAAGGGCCCGGGCATCGATCTGATGAGCTATCTCTTCGGCGATGTCTTCGCCGTGACCTCGACCGACCTGATTTGGGTGTATGCCGGCGGAGCGGTGGTCCTGGCGGCGATTTTCTATCTCTGGGAGCCGCTCGTCCGGCTATCCCTGCACGAGGATCTGGCGACGGCTGAGGGTCTCAATCCGCGTTTGACCCGCGCCGCATTCGATCTTCTCCTCGCCGTCGTTATTGCGGTCGCCATGAAGATCGTGGGAATTTTGCTGGTCATGGCGTTTTTGGTCGTTCCCGCTGTGGCCGCGCGGCCGCTATCCGGAACACCGGCCCGCATGGTTTTACTGGCTGCCGCGATCGCCGTCGCGAGCACGATTTTCGGGCTTTGGCTGTCTCTTTCCAGTGACTTGCCGGGCGGCCCGAGCATTGTCATCGCGATGTGCACTGTCGCGGCCATATCCCTTCTGGCGGGAAGCCTCAGACAAGGCTAG
- a CDS encoding metal ABC transporter ATP-binding protein: MSLSQQTGHASSPATAGCGHDHNHDHAHNHDAAPVANALISARGLWLRRGGRDVIAGVDLDVLPGEIVTLIGPNGAGKTTLVRLVLGIDKPDRGEIIRPVATRIGYVPQRFEVDAAIPMTVEGFLALGWPVPAKDIAKALEDVGARRTAHQQLSKLSGGETQRVLIARALLRRPNLLILDEPASGVDFAGEAELYELVGKLRDERHLGILLVSHDLHVVMAKSDRVICLNGHVCCSGEPEHVSQHTEYARIFGPKGASSLSVYRHHHDHAHDLAGEPKPLAPDDSDGRGS, translated from the coding sequence TTGTCGTTATCCCAACAGACCGGACACGCGTCTTCGCCAGCCACGGCGGGCTGTGGCCACGACCACAATCACGACCATGCACACAATCACGATGCGGCGCCGGTCGCCAACGCGCTCATCTCGGCGCGTGGTCTTTGGCTGCGCCGTGGCGGCCGCGATGTGATTGCCGGCGTCGATCTCGACGTCCTGCCCGGCGAGATCGTTACGCTCATCGGCCCGAACGGCGCGGGAAAAACGACGCTGGTGCGCCTCGTCCTCGGCATCGACAAGCCGGATCGCGGCGAGATCATTCGTCCGGTTGCAACGCGCATAGGCTACGTCCCGCAGCGCTTCGAAGTTGACGCCGCGATCCCGATGACGGTCGAGGGTTTTCTCGCACTTGGCTGGCCTGTGCCTGCAAAAGACATTGCAAAAGCCCTGGAAGACGTTGGCGCGCGCCGGACCGCGCACCAGCAATTGTCCAAGCTTTCGGGCGGCGAGACGCAAAGGGTTCTGATCGCGCGCGCCCTGTTGCGCCGCCCCAACCTGCTGATCCTTGACGAGCCTGCGAGCGGCGTCGATTTCGCGGGCGAAGCCGAACTCTATGAACTGGTCGGCAAGCTGCGCGACGAACGCCACCTCGGCATCCTGCTCGTTTCGCATGACCTCCACGTCGTGATGGCGAAAAGCGATCGGGTGATCTGCCTCAACGGTCACGTCTGCTGCTCGGGCGAGCCGGAGCATGTGTCCCAGCACACCGAATACGCGCGCATCTTCGGCCCGAAGGGGGCGTCGTCGTTGAGCGTCTACCGCCACCATCACGATCATGCCCACGATCTCGCCGGCGAACCGAAACCGCTCGCGCCCGACGATTCCGACGGACGAGGCTCCTGA
- a CDS encoding Fur family transcriptional regulator, which yields MTADTGEVQRSRDKVKLSVDQATAIFAEKNLRFTDLRRKVFEEIASTQASVGAYEVLDRLAKKGTRLAPISIYRALDALLEAGVVHRLESKNAYFACRQLHRPRTGRRPMFLSCEKCGTVQEVDGDDIFRAIDSAAHTAKFEPRVRFAEVSGTCHECAGRRKA from the coding sequence ATGACAGCAGATACAGGTGAGGTGCAACGCTCACGGGATAAGGTCAAGCTGTCCGTCGACCAGGCCACCGCGATCTTCGCTGAGAAAAACCTCCGTTTTACCGACTTGCGGCGCAAGGTGTTCGAGGAGATCGCCTCGACGCAGGCGAGCGTCGGCGCCTACGAAGTCCTGGATCGCCTTGCGAAGAAGGGCACGCGGCTGGCCCCCATTTCAATTTACCGGGCGCTCGACGCCTTGCTCGAAGCCGGCGTCGTCCACCGCCTCGAAAGCAAGAACGCATACTTCGCCTGCCGTCAGCTCCACCGGCCGCGAACCGGCCGCCGCCCGATGTTCCTCAGCTGCGAGAAATGCGGCACCGTGCAGGAAGTCGACGGCGACGACATCTTTCGCGCGATCGACTCCGCCGCCCACACCGCGAAATTCGAGCCGCGTGTCCGGTTCGCTGAGGTATCCGGCACCTGCCATGAATGCGCCGGCCGTCGCAAAGCTTGA
- a CDS encoding fumarylacetoacetate hydrolase family protein yields MKLVRFGAHGAEKPGIVDRDGTIRDLSAHVPDFSGANLAPAALAKLAAIDPSSLPKAPEGVRLGPPVAGTHNFIAIGLNYADHAKETGQEIPSEPILFNKATTSICGPNDDVMIPRNSRHTDWECEIAFVIGARARYVEAKDWANYIAGYCICNDVSERSFQSKRGGQWVKGKSAETFGPIGPWLVTPDEIPNVDNLAMSLDVNGVRKQTGSTATMIFNIPFLLAYVTEFMVLEPGDIISTGTPPGVGTARNPREFLKAGDVVELNIEGLGTQRQNVVPFAL; encoded by the coding sequence ATGAAGCTCGTTCGATTTGGCGCGCATGGCGCGGAAAAACCCGGCATCGTGGACCGCGACGGAACCATCCGCGATCTCTCGGCGCATGTTCCCGATTTTTCCGGTGCCAACCTCGCGCCAGCCGCCCTCGCGAAGCTCGCCGCCATCGATCCGTCATCTCTGCCGAAGGCGCCGGAAGGCGTTCGGCTCGGACCTCCGGTCGCCGGCACGCACAACTTCATCGCCATTGGGTTGAACTACGCCGACCATGCCAAGGAGACCGGCCAGGAAATCCCGAGCGAGCCCATCCTGTTCAACAAGGCCACGACGTCGATCTGCGGTCCGAACGACGATGTGATGATCCCGCGCAATTCCCGCCACACCGATTGGGAATGCGAAATCGCTTTCGTCATCGGCGCACGCGCCCGCTACGTCGAAGCGAAGGATTGGGCGAACTACATCGCCGGCTACTGCATTTGCAATGACGTTTCCGAGCGCAGCTTCCAGAGCAAGCGTGGCGGGCAGTGGGTGAAGGGAAAATCGGCGGAAACATTCGGTCCGATCGGCCCCTGGCTGGTGACGCCGGACGAAATCCCGAATGTCGATAATCTCGCCATGTCGCTCGACGTCAACGGCGTGCGCAAGCAGACCGGCTCGACCGCGACGATGATCTTCAACATTCCCTTCCTGCTCGCCTACGTCACGGAATTCATGGTTCTCGAACCCGGCGACATCATTTCGACTGGCACGCCGCCGGGCGTCGGCACCGCGCGTAATCCGCGAGAGTTCCTGAAGGCGGGCGACGTGGTCGAGCTGAACATCGAGGGCCTAGGCACGCAGCGCCAGAACGTCGTTCCGTTCGCCCTCTGA
- a CDS encoding dienelactone hydrolase family protein has product MTARRSLASDISGLTKKPPLSRRDFMSASAAIAAGYTLAAGPVRAEAIKTDTNGLDAGMSNVKVDGGEMPLYFARPANVAKPPIIVVAMEVFGLHEYIKDVTRRIGKLGALAVAPDYYFRKGQLAGISEIRDLMPLVNAKPDAELFADLDATVRWAEAQGGDKDRIGIIGFCRGGRAVWEYCATNDDVKAGVAFYGSLIDPPTQKQLWPKSPIEIAPEMKAPVLGLYGAEDQGIPPAQVERMKAALEAAGKTAEFKIYPSAGHGFHADYRPSYNKDAAEDAWQQMTNWFKRWKVLA; this is encoded by the coding sequence ATGACGGCACGCCGCAGCCTGGCATCGGATATCTCCGGACTTACCAAGAAGCCGCCGCTCTCACGGCGCGACTTCATGAGCGCATCGGCGGCGATTGCCGCCGGCTACACACTCGCTGCCGGACCCGTTCGCGCCGAGGCAATCAAAACGGATACGAACGGTCTCGACGCCGGCATGAGCAACGTCAAAGTCGATGGCGGCGAGATGCCGTTATACTTCGCGCGGCCCGCCAATGTCGCGAAGCCTCCCATCATTGTCGTCGCGATGGAGGTTTTCGGATTGCACGAGTACATCAAAGACGTGACGCGCCGTATCGGCAAACTCGGCGCGCTTGCCGTCGCACCGGATTATTATTTTCGCAAAGGACAACTGGCGGGCATCAGCGAAATTCGAGACCTGATGCCGCTCGTCAATGCAAAGCCCGATGCGGAACTGTTCGCCGATCTCGACGCGACGGTTCGGTGGGCCGAAGCTCAGGGCGGCGACAAGGACAGGATCGGCATCATTGGATTCTGTCGCGGCGGGCGAGCGGTTTGGGAGTATTGCGCCACCAACGACGACGTGAAGGCAGGCGTCGCGTTTTACGGATCGCTGATCGATCCCCCGACGCAGAAACAGCTTTGGCCGAAAAGCCCGATCGAGATCGCGCCGGAGATGAAGGCTCCCGTCCTCGGACTTTACGGGGCCGAGGACCAGGGCATTCCGCCAGCGCAAGTCGAGCGGATGAAGGCCGCGCTTGAGGCGGCGGGAAAAACTGCTGAATTCAAGATTTACCCCTCGGCGGGACATGGCTTCCACGCCGATTATCGCCCGAGCTACAATAAGGACGCGGCCGAGGACGCGTGGCAGCAAATGACGAACTGGTTCAAGAGATGGAAAGTCCTCGCATAA
- a CDS encoding bactofilin family protein — protein MSDASRSLPAALTIPRKATIEGSLEFPGPLIIEGTVLGDVRCTSVTIAERGIVDGAVVADAVTVLGEVTGEIFANHLTLKKASSVAANIFHKHLSLEDGCYFEGKSRRHADPLQLAT, from the coding sequence ATGAGCGATGCAAGCCGTTCGCTGCCCGCTGCTCTAACTATTCCCCGCAAAGCGACCATCGAAGGTTCACTCGAATTTCCCGGGCCACTCATCATCGAGGGCACGGTGCTCGGCGACGTGCGCTGCACGTCCGTGACCATCGCCGAGCGCGGGATTGTCGACGGCGCGGTCGTTGCCGATGCCGTCACGGTGCTCGGAGAGGTGACCGGAGAAATCTTCGCGAACCATCTGACGCTGAAGAAAGCTTCTTCCGTCGCCGCGAACATTTTTCACAAACATTTGTCGCTCGAAGACGGCTGCTATTTCGAAGGAAAGTCGCGGCGTCATGCCGATCCGCTGCAGCTGGCGACGTAA
- a CDS encoding LysR family transcriptional regulator codes for MDRLGRLRVFVRVVDCKSFTKAAETLAIPRSTVSIAIKELEKLVGARLLSRTTRSVIPTHDGVAFYEQCSRLVDDYEEVEGLFRTAHAELRGRLKVNVPGRIGRMIIAPAVPEFVSKYPNIALEIGITDRTVDLQLEGIDCVVRVGDLADSNLIARRIGDLDIINCASPDYLDRNGVPVRPSDLRKHRTIAYMPPSGGKPEPWQYVDAKGLQSLNVPPSIAVDNAEMLIACCLAGLGLIQVPSYDVREHLRRGELVEVLPKYCSPPMPIHIVYPHRRHLSGRLQAFIEWATELLREHINAPAIAEKTRASRKR; via the coding sequence ATGGACAGGCTTGGGCGGCTGCGTGTGTTCGTTCGTGTTGTGGACTGCAAAAGCTTCACCAAGGCGGCAGAAACGCTCGCGATTCCGCGGTCCACGGTTTCGATCGCGATCAAGGAACTCGAGAAGCTTGTCGGCGCGCGCCTGCTGAGCCGCACCACACGCAGTGTAATACCGACGCACGACGGCGTGGCGTTCTACGAACAGTGCAGCCGCCTCGTCGACGACTATGAGGAAGTCGAAGGCCTATTCCGAACCGCGCACGCCGAGCTGCGCGGACGGCTAAAGGTCAATGTTCCGGGACGCATCGGGCGAATGATCATCGCGCCCGCCGTTCCGGAATTCGTTTCGAAGTATCCGAACATCGCGCTCGAAATCGGCATCACCGACCGCACGGTCGATTTGCAGCTCGAAGGCATCGATTGCGTGGTGCGCGTCGGAGATCTGGCCGATTCCAATCTCATCGCGCGACGGATCGGCGACCTCGACATCATCAATTGTGCAAGCCCGGATTATCTGGATCGCAATGGCGTGCCGGTCCGGCCGAGCGATCTTCGAAAGCATCGTACGATTGCTTACATGCCTCCGTCGGGTGGCAAGCCCGAACCTTGGCAGTACGTTGATGCGAAGGGATTGCAATCGCTCAACGTCCCGCCGTCGATCGCGGTCGATAACGCAGAAATGCTGATCGCGTGCTGCCTGGCAGGCCTGGGTCTGATCCAGGTGCCGTCGTATGACGTGCGCGAGCATTTGCGGCGAGGCGAGCTTGTGGAGGTTTTGCCGAAATACTGTTCGCCGCCCATGCCCATCCACATCGTCTATCCCCATCGCCGCCATCTGTCGGGCCGGCTTCAGGCATTCATCGAGTGGGCGACCGAGCTTTTGCGCGAGCACATAAATGCGCCGGCTATCGCGGAGAAAACGAGAGCCTCGCGCAAACGCTAG
- a CDS encoding SDR family oxidoreductase, with protein sequence MADHQIKGKTVIIAGGAKNLGGLIAKDLAAHGAKAIAIHYNSSSSKADADDTLAVVKAAGTEGVALQADLTTAGAMEKLFADSIAAIGKPDIAINTVGKVLKKPMVDISEAEYDEMSAVNAKTAFFFIKEAGKALNDNGKICTLVTSLLGAYTPFYASYAGTKAPVEHFTRAASKEFGDRGISVTAIGPGPMDTPFFYPAEGADAVAYHKTAAALSPFSKVGLTDIEDIVPWIRFLVSDGWWMTGQTILVNGGYTTK encoded by the coding sequence ATGGCGGATCACCAAATCAAAGGCAAAACCGTCATCATCGCGGGAGGGGCCAAAAACCTCGGCGGGCTGATCGCCAAGGATCTCGCAGCGCATGGCGCGAAGGCGATTGCGATTCATTACAATTCGAGCAGCAGCAAAGCTGACGCGGACGATACGCTGGCGGTCGTCAAGGCGGCCGGGACCGAGGGCGTCGCGTTGCAGGCAGATCTCACGACAGCGGGCGCGATGGAGAAGCTCTTCGCTGACAGCATTGCGGCGATCGGAAAACCCGACATTGCGATCAATACCGTCGGCAAGGTGCTGAAGAAGCCGATGGTTGATATCAGCGAAGCCGAATACGACGAAATGAGCGCAGTGAACGCGAAGACCGCATTCTTCTTCATCAAGGAAGCAGGCAAGGCGCTCAACGACAACGGCAAGATTTGCACGCTCGTCACGTCACTGCTCGGCGCATACACACCTTTCTACGCGTCCTACGCCGGAACCAAGGCGCCGGTTGAGCACTTCACGCGGGCCGCATCGAAAGAGTTCGGAGATCGTGGAATCTCGGTCACGGCCATCGGGCCGGGACCGATGGATACGCCGTTCTTCTATCCTGCCGAGGGCGCCGATGCGGTTGCCTATCACAAAACCGCGGCGGCGCTATCTCCGTTCTCGAAGGTTGGGCTGACGGATATCGAAGACATCGTTCCGTGGATCAGATTCCTCGTCTCGGACGGATGGTGGATGACCGGCCAGACGATTCTGGTCAATGGCGGCTACACGACGAAATAA